A single window of Narcine bancroftii isolate sNarBan1 chromosome 13, sNarBan1.hap1, whole genome shotgun sequence DNA harbors:
- the LOC138748072 gene encoding uncharacterized protein, translated as MPPPPRPWPWTPSPRTLAWTHTPALNCPLTLDCPPPPLALDCPPSPGLPPLPWPWTAPPPLALDCPPSPGLGLPPLPWPRTAPPPLAPDCPPSPGPGLPPLPWPWIDPPPDPDPGHPLPRGSQLGSPSVCGLGPDALPPRRSEPAGPGLSSARGH; from the coding sequence atgcccccccccccccgaccctggCCCTGGACACCCTCCCCCCGGACCCTAGCCTGGACACACACCCCGGCTCTGAACTGCCCCCTGACCCTGgactgccccccccctcccctggccCTGGATTGCCCCCCCTCCCCTGGACTGCCCCCCCTCCCCTGGCCCTGGACTGCCCCCCCTCCCCTGGCCCTGGACTGCCCCCCCTCCCCTGGCCTTGGACTGCCCCCCCTCCCCTGGCCCCGGACTGCCCCCCCTCCCCTGGCCCCGGACTGCCCCCCCTCCCCTGGCCCCGGactgccccctctcccctggcCCTGGATTGACCCCCCCCCGGACCCAGACCCTGGACACCCCCTCCCCCGGGGCTCCCAACTCGGGTCCCCGTCCGTCTGCGGCTTGGGTCCCGATGCTCTTCCCCCCCGGAGGTCGGAACCGGCCGGGCCTGGACTCTCCTCCGCCAGGGGACACTAG